The stretch of DNA CGGATGAGGGGCGTCGGCGTCACCTGCCAGGTGACACCGTAACGAGCGGTCAGCCAGCCGCACTGGCCCTCCTCTCCGCCTTCGGTGAGGCGCGCCCAATAGTGATCCACTTCGTCCTGCGTCTCGCACGGGATGGCCAGCGAGATCGCAGGCGAGAACCGGAAGAGCGGGCCGCCGTTGAGGGCGATGTAGCCCTGGCCGGCGAGTTCGAAGGCGACGACCATCACGTCGCCCACCTCGTCGGGCAGGCCGTCGACCCGCCTTGTGCGGCTGACGATGCGCGAATCCGGAAAAACCGATACGTAGAACTCGGCCGCGTCTTCCGCCTGGTGGTCGAACCAGAGGCAGGGATTGATCTTCTGCATCACTTCTTCCTTAACACTTGGGTGGGATAGTCGGGCATCGCATGCCAGATACGGGAACGCGG from Candidatus Hydrogenedentota bacterium encodes:
- a CDS encoding VOC family protein, with protein sequence MQKINPCLWFDHQAEDAAEFYVSVFPDSRIVSRTRRVDGLPDEVGDVMVVAFELAGQGYIALNGGPLFRFSPAISLAIPCETQDEVDHYWARLTEGGEEGQCGWLTARYGVTWQVTPTPLIRMFQSDDRAAAARAAAAMMPMKKLDIAALQRAFDNA